DNA sequence from the Acidobacteriota bacterium genome:
GATCCCTCTTCGCCGGGATATCCCCGCGGTACGACCTGATCAATCGGATTCTGAGCCTGGGGGTCGACCGGAGCTGGCGTCTCAGGACCGTCCGGGCGGTCCGGGACGCGGCGACAGGCGACGCCGTGCTCGACCTGTGCTGCGGAACCGGAGACCTCTCCGTCGCGCTCGCCCTTGGCGGGCTCCGCGTGACCGGCGCCGACTTCTGCCACGAGATGCTCGTGATCGGCCGCGCGAAGGCGGCGCGTCAGAACGAGCGGGTCGAGTTCATCGCGGCCGACGCCCTGACTCTCCCCTTCCCCGACGCCACCTTCGAAGGGGCGACCGTCGCCTTCGGCGTGCGGAATCTCGCGGACCTCGACGCCGGCCTCTCCGAGATCCGCCGGGTGCTGAAGCCCGGCGCGCCCCTCGCCGTGCTGGAGTTCGGCCGGCCTCGCGGAGCGGTGATGGGACCGCT
Encoded proteins:
- the ubiE gene encoding bifunctional demethylmenaquinone methyltransferase/2-methoxy-6-polyprenyl-1,4-benzoquinol methylase UbiE; the encoded protein is MPEASKIRSLFAGISPRYDLINRILSLGVDRSWRLRTVRAVRDAATGDAVLDLCCGTGDLSVALALGGLRVTGADFCHEMLVIGRAKAARQNERVEFIAADALTLPFPDATFEGATVAFGVRNLADLDAGLSEIRRVLKPGAPLAVLEFGRPRGAVMGPLYAVYLNAFVPVVGRLISGSREAYDWLSSSIQAFPDQEAFPRRLERAGFTSVRVEELTFGIAALYVARKI